The genomic window CCAAAGTCTCTAGAACCCCACCCCCAAACATAAGAGTTAGGTCACGATAGAGCAAGCGTTTCAGGCATCGCTCGCTTCAGGTTGTAATAAAAGCTATTACAAATCAGCTCGAAAAATGGCTCGGTATCAATAAAGGCATCTGTTATAAAACCAAGAAGCACCTTTTTAAAGTCAAAGCCGAGACAGATGCAGCTCACTTAGCACCCCGACTTGGGAACAAGTTTTATCCCCGACTTCTCCGCGCAGAGCGCATTCAGGAGTCATGTTATTGCGATCGCCTGCATTTGTCTTGGTTGCCAGCTAGGAGATTCGAGATGTTCCAGGAGTCCGAAAATCAGTTCGTCGCATCACAAAAACCTTGCACTGATCGCAACCAAGCAAATGCTCATTTAGAAGCACTGGGTTATCAACCAGGGAATGCAGTTTACATCAGAGCATTTTTATCGAAAGAAGATCCCCGCTATGCTCCCAACACTGGACGTAAAGCCGATCGCTTGAACTGGGAGCAAGTAGAACGTTGGCAAGCACAAGGATATGGCGTTTACATCGTGGTGAATGGTGGGGGACATAAAGACGAAGACGTCAAGTCCTGCCGTGCGATCTTCTGTGAATTTGACGATCGCCCCATTGAAGATCAAATTAATTTTTGGCAAAACTTGGGGATACCGGAACCTTCATTACAAATTGCTACCCGCAAGTCAGTCCACACATATTGGGTATTTGACAAACCGATCGCCGTGGAACAATGGCGAGAATTGCAAACGGCTCTCCTCACCTATACTGGTTCCGACCCAGCATTGAAAAATCCCAGTCGAGTGATGAGACTGGCTGGTTCTTACCATATTAAACCTGGGTGCGAACCAGTACGCTGCAACATCATTCACTGTGGAGACAAGCGTTATAGCTACGAGGAGCTACGCGCTGCTATTCCACTACCAAAACTGCCAGCGACTAAACTGCCACTGTTGCAACCGATTTGTGGATCTACACCTCAAGGACAACGCTATGAAGATATTCGGATTCCAGTTCTTGAATCAGTCCCCCTAGAAGCGTGCCTTTCCAAGGAATCTCGCCTACTACTTGAATCTGGAGTAAATGAAGGCAGCCGCAACGTATTGGGAGCTAAATTAGCCCGCGACCTCATCGGTACTGCTAATTATCTTCAAACTATCGGGCAGCATTTTAACGGCAACCCCCAGCAAATGCTGGAAGACTACGCTAACCGCTGCACCCCACCCTTACCTGCTTCTGAGGTAGATGCGATCTGGAAGTCAGCCGAAAAAGACCGCCCTGGTCCGAGCTGTCAACCAGAAGGAGTAGAGGCTTGTGTTAAAGCATGGTACTGGAAGCAGCACGTCAAACCAAATCGACAGCAGCAAGCTACCCAGAAAAGTCATAATCAGGTTTCTGGAAGAGGATTTGGTCATGGCAACGTTGGCAATACTGGGAAACCACCCGTTACTGCTGTAACTTTGTGCGATCGCATTAAAGAAATTCTCTCGCGGCACGAAACTGAATCAGCAGTTGCCAGCGCCTTGATGGACTTAGCTACTGCTACCGGACGGACGTATAACGAGATTAACTCTCTAGCTAGGATTGTTCGGGCTGAAGGCGAACTAGCCACCGAAGTCATTGCGGCAGTCCAGTCTTTTCAAGGAATACTCACCAGTTGTCGCAAGCGATTGGATATCGGGCGCTATTTGGACAAGGCATTAGCCGATCCGCTAGTGTCTATGGCAGCAGCGATGCCCACCGCACCAGAGTACCTATTTAACACTTTTCTTGCCTCTAGTGCCTCGCGCATCGGCACGGCAGCAAGGGTTGTCATTAATTCAGAAGGTGGCTACACGCAACCCTGTATTTTCTGGACGGCTAACGTCGCCCACAGCGGTCAAGCCAAAACTCCACCCCAACAGGCAATCCTCAAACCGCTAGAGGAAATGGAAGCAGCAGCCAAAGAAATCCACGACATTCAAATGGAGGACTACGAAAATGACAAGGATGCTGAAAGCAAACCACCAGTGCGACAGCGGCGGTTGCTGAATAACGTCACCACTTCCACCAAAATTCGCATTCATGACGAAAATCCACGCGGCTTGCTGGAATATCTGGACGAGTTAGTAGCAGACTACCAACGCTTAAACCAGTATAAGAGCGGTAAGGGCGATGACTTGCAACTAGAACTATCGTTTTGGAATGGTTCTGGCGGTAATTTCGATCGTCACGATGCGCGGCTATTTTTAGGTCGCGTTGCTTTGAGCAAGACGGGAACGTACCAATGGGATACGTTGGCGCGGTTAATGGCAGACGAAGTTAACTTCATTGCCAGCGGTTACTCGTCTCGGTTTCTCTACTGCTCGATTGTCGATGCACCCGCTAGGTATCTCGATCTATTGTCTTCTCGCTCTGCCAATACTCTCAAACAGAAGTTGCAGGAGTTGTATGGGGAATTAGAAAAACTGCCCCAAACCGACTACCTACTCTCCCACGAAGCTAAAGTGCTGTTCCAGGGGTGGAACCATACTTTGGTTAATGCTGAGATTGAGGAAGTGCATTTTGGGCTGTCGCTAGTATACGCCAAGATTGAGTCTTACACTGCCCGCATTGCTTTGTGGTTGCATCTAGTTAATGCCGTGCTACAAGGCGAACAGCCGCTGCCAGTTATTAGTGGCGAGACAATGCAATACGCAATTGAAATTGCCTCGTTCTATCTATGGCAGCACAAGCTGATTCATGCACACAACGCACCTAACCGCCAGCTAGAGGGGCTTTTTCTCAAGGTACAAACTCAAGCAGAGAAGTTTTTTACTAAGTGTAGCAAGGGTGTAGGGGCATCGTTCCTCAAGACGCGGATCAATGCCCTAAAAAACTGGGCAGTAGAAAAAATTCGCTGCTCAATTTTTCAGCCGTTAGCAGCAGCAGGTCACGGTCGGATTGAAGGTGAAGGCAGCGAGATGGTCTACATCCCCAACACTCAATCAGATGCCAATGATAAAGAATTGGTGGCTGTTGGTGGTAAGTTGGTGGCATCACCAATCGCTGAAAACTTTACTAGTACTAACTTACAAACACTAATTGGTGAAATTGATGGACAAGATGCCCATATTACTTCTCAGCAGCCGAGTGAAGCAATAACTCAAGAGGGCAACGCTTACGCCTCTCCCCACCGGACAGTTGCCTCAACGGGGGAAACCCCCAAGATCACACTCGCTCACCAGACACTTCGCTCAACGGAGGACACCTCCGCACGCGAGTGTCCTCACCAATTCACCAATTCAACTACCCAAAGCTTTGCTAATACTTGCACTCTTGCAGTTGGTGAGATCGCCAATTCATCACCAATTGCACCAATTGCACTCCTTCAAACAGAGTTGCCACAGCAAATACCAACTGCACGAGAATTGGCAGCAAAAGTGTTGGGCTGTGCCACCTGGGTAGAGTTGGCACAACAGGTACGCAGCGCCAAAAAGCTGATGCAGGCTGCTAGTTGCATGAGCTCGCAGCAACGTGCTTGGGTTGCTAACTTGTTAACTACACATTTGTGTTCTGCTCCCGATGCGCTTTCTCAGTTGGCTTGGATACCAGAAAAGCTGCGAGATGTTGTGTTGAAACAGTTAAGTTTTACGATTCGACAGCTAAGAAAGAGTGCAGAAAGTTTAGAACTTTATTGGGAGTACATTTCTAATTGCCAGTTTGTTTCAGTGACGATTCAAGAAACTGGTCAACAGCGATGGAATTTTCAAACTCCTGATGGCAATACCATCTCTGTCTTTGATCTCAAGGTAATTGAGGCGATCGCTCTTGCTTAAGACCAACAGGAAGCCAGGATTGCTGCTCTTGAAACCAACAAGAGGTTTTTAGCCGATGCCTAATACAAGTAAACTACTACAGTAAAAATCGCAGTCTTAGAGGAACTTACCCAGAAGAGGAATGAGAACGACATTGGCTAGAAATCAAAGTCGATAAAGCTTTGAGTAAAGGCGGTCAGCGCTTGAGCAGCAAATAATGAGGTGAATTCGCATTCTTCAGAACCAGATTTATGTAACCAAAAATCTTCTGTAAATAGCACTTCGGATATTATCGAGCAGCTAAAAAAGCTTAAACCCGAAAAAGTTGTTAGTTCTTTCAATACTTATCAAGAAGCAAATGCATTCGTTATTGCTTTGTAAGATGAAGCCAAGACAAGAGCTATGAAAGGTCTACATGTAGAAGCTGTCTTTCTACTCGAATTTGGTATTGCTACTTGTAATGTTCTTGACGACCCTGTTCTAGAGCTAGCAATCAACAAGGAATTGGAATTTATCAAAGCTCAACTACGCTAAAAAAGCAACGACAGCATTTTCAGCGTAACAATTAAATTTTTGTACAGATTAGACAACCCTAGAAAATACGTCGCTGAATTGGTGATAGGTGAGCGCGATCGCCAAAAGCTGCCTTCTCTTGGACAATGCGCTTGCTCACCCCCTACGACACTTGTGGGTTACACGGGCACAATTTTCATTGTTATGGGCAATGTGCTTTCCCGATGTAGGTTCGCACATAAGTTGAAAATTTCTCAACAGAATCATAAGGGTTCTGGCTTATGTTGTCGCGGAAAAAGTGAAAATTTGTCGCGGAACAAGTGAAAAATTCCGACACAATTCGCACATAAGTTGAAAATTTCCTACATTTGAGGCACTGTCCAGATGCCAAGTACTCTTGGAGAAGAACCATTCGTCGGTTCCTTGCTCAAGAAAAAAGTACTACAATTACCAGTCATCTTTGAAAAAATCATACTCAGAAAGTTCGCTCAGATATGTCATCTTAAAGAAAATAGTCTCGTCATATATTTCAACCTTGCTTGTAGCAACTAAGGATGCTATAGTTAACTCTTTCAATTCCAAATTTACAGCTAATTTCTTTAAAAAACTTTTTCCTTTTTTCACAGGACTACAAAAAGAATAAAAACGTGAGTGTTGAATTCCAGATATTTTCAAATCTTTGATAGACATCTTGACCAGTAACTCCCAAAAGTAATCTTCGATAACCTTAGTGAGAAAACCACAAGATTTTCTAAAAAAACAATTAAATATCTGCTGAAATAATTCCAGAACCTCTTGAGGATTTTGTTTTTTCATGAACCAACCTCTGGACTCAGGCTCAAAACAATCATCGTGAAATATTACAAGCTTTTTGAATTCCGAGTGCCAATTTAGTGCCACAAAAAAAGCTAGGTCAAAACAACAGTCAGATTTGTGAGAGTCAAAGAGAAATTTTCCCCGATTCTGAAACTTCTCTCTAATCTGATAAAGACATCCAAATCTCACGACAGAATGTAAAAGATGTACAAAGTCTCGAAAATTCAAGTTGAAGACAGGATGAACATTTTTATAATGCTCGTTCGCTTCTGATTCAAAATCAGCAATACGACACAGCTTATATACATATTTTGATAAAAAAACTTGTGACTCACTTAAAGTTCCTGGTTGGTAATTACGCCAATCAAATCCACAGTTGCAGATCGTGACCCTTGGTCTCGACCATTTAATCTCTTTACCACACTGAGGACAACAATCAATCAATAAGCAGTAATGTAATGGACAAGTTGTGATAAAAGATAAATCCCAAATTGACCGAGAATAAGGTACAGAGCGCAAACAAATGGGACAAAGTTTCACCCTTCGTGTACTTATGGTCTGGATTGGAACTAAATCTCCAAATATCTTGACTGTATTCTGATTTATGCTATTGCTCTGTTTATTGGAAGTCCAAGCCATCGACCAAAGAATATCTTCTTCTATTTCTAATAGCAGACTTAGTTTATGTA from Gloeocapsopsis sp. IPPAS B-1203 includes these protein-coding regions:
- a CDS encoding TniQ family protein, translated to MYIGKKLLRRPRPKRDESLAGYIIRLTESNYYPSPNWIFHLSSLNKRGIYANLFYPHKDDLHKLSLLLEIEEDILWSMAWTSNKQSNSINQNTVKIFGDLVPIQTISTRRVKLCPICLRSVPYSRSIWDLSFITTCPLHYCLLIDCCPQCGKEIKWSRPRVTICNCGFDWRNYQPGTLSESQVFLSKYVYKLCRIADFESEANEHYKNVHPVFNLNFRDFVHLLHSVVRFGCLYQIREKFQNRGKFLFDSHKSDCCFDLAFFVALNWHSEFKKLVIFHDDCFEPESRGWFMKKQNPQEVLELFQQIFNCFFRKSCGFLTKVIEDYFWELLVKMSIKDLKISGIQHSRFYSFCSPVKKGKSFLKKLAVNLELKELTIASLVATSKVEIYDETIFFKMTYLSELSEYDFFKDDW
- a CDS encoding DUF3987 domain-containing protein; the encoded protein is MFQESENQFVASQKPCTDRNQANAHLEALGYQPGNAVYIRAFLSKEDPRYAPNTGRKADRLNWEQVERWQAQGYGVYIVVNGGGHKDEDVKSCRAIFCEFDDRPIEDQINFWQNLGIPEPSLQIATRKSVHTYWVFDKPIAVEQWRELQTALLTYTGSDPALKNPSRVMRLAGSYHIKPGCEPVRCNIIHCGDKRYSYEELRAAIPLPKLPATKLPLLQPICGSTPQGQRYEDIRIPVLESVPLEACLSKESRLLLESGVNEGSRNVLGAKLARDLIGTANYLQTIGQHFNGNPQQMLEDYANRCTPPLPASEVDAIWKSAEKDRPGPSCQPEGVEACVKAWYWKQHVKPNRQQQATQKSHNQVSGRGFGHGNVGNTGKPPVTAVTLCDRIKEILSRHETESAVASALMDLATATGRTYNEINSLARIVRAEGELATEVIAAVQSFQGILTSCRKRLDIGRYLDKALADPLVSMAAAMPTAPEYLFNTFLASSASRIGTAARVVINSEGGYTQPCIFWTANVAHSGQAKTPPQQAILKPLEEMEAAAKEIHDIQMEDYENDKDAESKPPVRQRRLLNNVTTSTKIRIHDENPRGLLEYLDELVADYQRLNQYKSGKGDDLQLELSFWNGSGGNFDRHDARLFLGRVALSKTGTYQWDTLARLMADEVNFIASGYSSRFLYCSIVDAPARYLDLLSSRSANTLKQKLQELYGELEKLPQTDYLLSHEAKVLFQGWNHTLVNAEIEEVHFGLSLVYAKIESYTARIALWLHLVNAVLQGEQPLPVISGETMQYAIEIASFYLWQHKLIHAHNAPNRQLEGLFLKVQTQAEKFFTKCSKGVGASFLKTRINALKNWAVEKIRCSIFQPLAAAGHGRIEGEGSEMVYIPNTQSDANDKELVAVGGKLVASPIAENFTSTNLQTLIGEIDGQDAHITSQQPSEAITQEGNAYASPHRTVASTGETPKITLAHQTLRSTEDTSARECPHQFTNSTTQSFANTCTLAVGEIANSSPIAPIALLQTELPQQIPTARELAAKVLGCATWVELAQQVRSAKKLMQAASCMSSQQRAWVANLLTTHLCSAPDALSQLAWIPEKLRDVVLKQLSFTIRQLRKSAESLELYWEYISNCQFVSVTIQETGQQRWNFQTPDGNTISVFDLKVIEAIALA